From the genome of Streptomyces sp. NBC_01341, one region includes:
- a CDS encoding 2-oxoacid:ferredoxin oxidoreductase subunit beta, with protein sequence MPDTNELLHLVPKAEGKQSMKDFKSDQEVRWCPGCGDYAVLAAVQGFMPDLGLARENITFVSGIGCSSRFPYYMNTYGMHSIHGRAPSIATGLATSRRDLSVWVVTGDGDALSIGGNHLIHALRRNVNLKILLFNNRIYGLTKGQYSPTSEVGKITKSTPMGSLDAPFNPVSLALGAEATFVARTVDSDRKHLTSVLRAAADHPGTALVEIYQNCNIFNDGAFEVLKDKERAEEAVIRLEHGKPIRFGADGAKGVVRDPLTGDLAVVAVTEENQSRILVHDAHNPSPTTAFALSRLADADTLHHTPIGVLRSVERPVYDALMSDQLDVAIEQHGKGDLSTLLAGNDTWTVVG encoded by the coding sequence ATGCCTGACACCAACGAACTCCTCCACCTGGTCCCGAAGGCCGAGGGCAAGCAGTCCATGAAGGACTTCAAGTCCGACCAGGAGGTGCGCTGGTGCCCGGGCTGCGGTGACTACGCGGTCCTGGCGGCCGTGCAGGGCTTCATGCCGGACCTGGGGCTGGCCAGGGAGAACATCACGTTCGTCTCCGGCATCGGCTGCTCGTCCCGTTTCCCGTACTACATGAACACGTACGGGATGCACTCCATCCACGGCCGCGCCCCTTCCATCGCGACGGGGCTGGCCACCTCGCGGCGTGACCTGAGCGTCTGGGTCGTCACCGGTGACGGCGACGCGCTGTCCATCGGCGGCAACCACCTCATCCACGCGCTCCGGCGCAACGTGAACCTCAAGATCCTGCTGTTCAACAATCGGATCTACGGGCTCACCAAGGGCCAGTACAGTCCGACGTCCGAAGTCGGGAAGATCACCAAGTCGACGCCGATGGGCTCGCTCGACGCGCCCTTCAACCCGGTCTCCCTCGCACTGGGCGCGGAGGCGACCTTCGTCGCACGGACCGTGGACTCCGACCGCAAGCACCTCACCAGCGTGCTGCGCGCGGCCGCCGACCACCCGGGCACCGCGCTGGTGGAGATCTACCAGAACTGCAACATCTTCAACGACGGTGCCTTCGAGGTGCTCAAGGACAAGGAGCGGGCGGAGGAGGCCGTGATCCGCCTGGAGCACGGCAAGCCGATCCGGTTCGGCGCCGATGGCGCCAAGGGCGTCGTCCGCGACCCCCTGACGGGCGATCTCGCCGTCGTCGCGGTCACGGAGGAGAACCAGTCCCGGATCCTCGTCCACGACGCGCACAACCCCAGCCCGACGACCGCCTTCGCGCTGTCCCGGCTGGCCGACGCCGACACGCTCCACCACACGCCCATCGGGGTGCTGCGGAGCGTGGAGCGCCCTGTCTACGACGCGCTCATGTCCGACCAGCTCGACGTTGCGATCGAGCAGCACGGCAAGGGGGATCTGAGCACCCTCCTGGCGGGCAACGACACCTGGACGGTGGTGGGCTGA
- a CDS encoding FAD-dependent monooxygenase yields the protein MTDVLIAGAGPTGLTLACDLARRGIAVRVVDKSPEHPRSSRAKGPNPRSLEVLEDLGVVREVLDAGSAPLPMRKYRDGVPVADADPYADSAPTPDAPYDRGRLIAQWRLEEILRDRLSTLGVSVATGTEVVGLDEDGDGDGVNVTYADGSRTRARYAVGCDGAHSRVRKLLGIPFDGKTDEEQVMVCGDVEITPGVLDRGLWHQWFDADGAVMLCPVPGSRTGWWFQAGPERDPSGAPLAPSPDGFRRLFTRHTRLPGAHLTEATLLSTYRVNVRMAGRFRVGRVFLAGDAAHVHAIAGGLGMNTGIQDAYNLGWKLAQVLRGRAEPALLDTYEEERLPVAAWTLDITSDRLRATLEAIRRPGGGLDSAITRETTGLDRGYRWSSLAAPGGDGELRSGDRAPDAPCHHARTGTPTRLFRAFAGPHITVLGFGPASEGTLRRVREAHGDAVRTCRVYDAGATGAETAAAGPDALHDRKGLARTAYGAVEDTVVVIRPDNHVGLIAGADEHDAVRRYLDVLDGAAQPDPTSAEGMVDGAPKG from the coding sequence ATGACCGACGTACTGATCGCGGGCGCGGGCCCGACCGGACTGACGCTGGCCTGCGACCTCGCACGGCGGGGCATCGCCGTGCGCGTCGTGGACAAGTCCCCTGAGCACCCGCGCAGCTCGCGGGCCAAGGGCCCCAACCCCCGTTCCCTGGAGGTACTGGAGGACCTGGGGGTCGTACGGGAGGTGCTCGACGCGGGCTCGGCGCCGCTCCCGATGCGCAAGTACCGCGACGGCGTGCCCGTCGCCGACGCCGACCCGTACGCGGACTCCGCACCGACGCCGGACGCGCCGTACGACCGGGGCAGACTGATCGCCCAGTGGCGGCTGGAGGAGATCCTCCGCGACCGCCTCTCCACCCTCGGGGTCTCCGTCGCCACCGGCACCGAGGTCGTGGGCCTCGACGAGGACGGGGACGGGGACGGGGTGAACGTCACGTACGCCGACGGCTCCCGGACCCGGGCACGCTACGCGGTGGGCTGCGACGGCGCCCACAGCCGCGTGCGGAAACTGCTCGGGATCCCCTTCGACGGGAAGACCGACGAGGAACAGGTGATGGTCTGCGGGGATGTCGAGATCACCCCGGGCGTCCTGGACCGGGGCCTCTGGCACCAGTGGTTCGACGCGGACGGAGCGGTCATGCTCTGCCCCGTCCCCGGCAGCCGGACCGGCTGGTGGTTCCAGGCGGGACCGGAGCGTGACCCTTCCGGCGCCCCGCTCGCCCCCTCCCCTGACGGCTTCCGGCGGCTCTTCACCCGGCACACCCGGCTTCCGGGCGCCCACCTCACCGAGGCCACGCTGCTCTCGACGTACCGCGTCAACGTCCGCATGGCCGGGCGCTTCCGGGTGGGCCGGGTCTTCCTGGCCGGGGACGCCGCCCATGTGCACGCGATCGCCGGCGGTCTCGGCATGAACACCGGCATCCAGGACGCCTACAACCTGGGGTGGAAGCTCGCCCAGGTGCTGCGCGGCCGGGCGGAGCCGGCGCTGCTGGACACCTACGAGGAGGAACGCCTGCCGGTCGCCGCGTGGACGCTGGACATCACATCGGACCGGCTGCGGGCCACGCTGGAGGCGATCCGGCGACCGGGCGGCGGACTCGACAGCGCGATCACCCGGGAGACGACGGGGCTCGACCGGGGGTACCGCTGGAGCTCCCTCGCCGCGCCCGGTGGCGACGGCGAGCTGCGGTCCGGAGACCGCGCCCCCGACGCCCCCTGCCACCACGCGAGGACCGGGACGCCCACCCGCCTCTTCCGCGCCTTCGCCGGACCGCACATCACCGTGCTGGGCTTCGGGCCCGCCTCGGAGGGGACACTGCGCCGGGTCCGGGAGGCGCACGGCGACGCCGTCCGGACCTGCCGGGTGTACGACGCCGGGGCGACCGGCGCCGAGACGGCGGCGGCCGGCCCCGACGCCCTGCACGACCGGAAAGGGCTCGCCCGCACCGCTTACGGCGCGGTCGAGGACACCGTCGTCGTGATCCGCCCCGACAACCACGTCGGGCTGATCGCGGGAGCGGACGAACACGACGCGGTGCGGCGGTATCTGGACGTGCTGGACGGGGCGGCTCAGCCGGATCCGACGAGTGCGGAAGGCATGGTGGACGGGGCGCCCAAAGGCTGA
- a CDS encoding response regulator transcription factor has protein sequence MRVVIAEDSVLLREGLTRLLTDLGHDVVAGVGDAEALLKTVGDLAAEGALPDVVVADVRMPPTHTDEGVRAAVRLRKDYPQIGVLVLSQYVEEQYATELLAGSSRGVGYLLKDRVAEVREFVDAVVRVARGGTALDPEVVAQLLGRSRKQDVLAGLTPREREVLGLMAEGRTNSAVARQLVVSDGAVEKHVSNIFMKLGLSPSDGDHRRVLAVLTYLNS, from the coding sequence GTGCGGGTCGTCATCGCCGAGGACTCGGTGCTGCTCCGGGAGGGGCTGACCCGGCTGCTGACGGATCTCGGGCACGACGTCGTCGCGGGGGTGGGTGACGCCGAGGCGCTGCTGAAGACGGTGGGTGACCTCGCCGCCGAGGGCGCGCTCCCGGACGTGGTGGTCGCCGACGTGCGCATGCCGCCGACCCACACCGACGAGGGGGTCCGCGCCGCCGTGCGGCTGCGGAAGGACTACCCGCAGATCGGGGTGCTGGTGCTCTCCCAGTACGTCGAGGAGCAGTACGCCACCGAGCTGCTCGCCGGAAGCAGTCGCGGGGTGGGGTATCTGCTCAAGGACCGGGTCGCGGAGGTCCGGGAGTTCGTGGACGCCGTGGTGCGGGTGGCCCGGGGCGGTACCGCGCTGGACCCCGAGGTGGTGGCGCAGCTGCTGGGTCGCAGCCGGAAGCAGGACGTACTCGCGGGGCTCACTCCGCGTGAGCGCGAGGTCCTGGGTCTGATGGCGGAAGGGCGTACGAATTCGGCCGTCGCCCGGCAGCTGGTGGTGAGCGACGGGGCGGTGGAGAAGCACGTCAGCAACATCTTCATGAAACTGGGCCTGTCACCCAGTGACGGTGACCACCGGCGTGTTCTGGCCGTTCTCACGTATCTGAACTCCTGA
- the rarD gene encoding EamA family transporter RarD — MDGKNEQRAGLLYGIGAYGMWGLVPLFWPLLEPSGAVEILAHRMVWSLGVVGIALLALRRWAWIGKLLRRPRTLGLIAVAAAVISVNWGLYIWSVNNGHVVEASLGYFINPLVTIAMGVLLLGERLRPAQWTAVATGFAAVLVLAIGYGQPPWISLVLAFSFATYGLLKKKVGMGGLESLAAETAVLFVPASGFLVWLGVRGDATFLAGGGGHGALLAATGIVTAIPLVCFGAAAIRVPLSVLGLLQYLAPVFQFGLGILYFHEEMPPERWAGFGLVWVALVLLTWDALRTARRTRAEALRLAVQAAQAGPPLGADPARPPAKGAGATAPDRTPAP; from the coding sequence GTGGACGGGAAGAACGAGCAGCGCGCAGGCCTGTTGTACGGAATCGGCGCGTACGGGATGTGGGGCCTCGTGCCCCTCTTCTGGCCGTTGCTGGAGCCGTCGGGAGCGGTGGAGATCCTCGCCCACCGGATGGTCTGGTCGCTGGGTGTCGTCGGGATCGCGCTGCTGGCCCTGCGCCGCTGGGCGTGGATCGGCAAGCTGCTGCGCCGGCCCAGGACGCTGGGACTGATAGCGGTCGCCGCCGCGGTGATCTCGGTCAACTGGGGCCTCTACATCTGGTCCGTCAACAACGGCCACGTCGTCGAGGCGTCCCTCGGCTACTTCATCAACCCGCTGGTCACCATCGCCATGGGCGTCCTGCTGCTCGGCGAGCGACTGCGGCCCGCACAGTGGACCGCCGTGGCCACCGGCTTCGCCGCGGTGCTGGTGCTGGCGATCGGCTACGGGCAGCCGCCGTGGATCTCCCTGGTGCTGGCGTTCTCGTTCGCGACGTACGGACTGCTGAAGAAGAAGGTCGGCATGGGGGGCCTGGAGTCCCTGGCCGCCGAGACCGCCGTGCTCTTCGTGCCCGCGTCCGGCTTCCTGGTGTGGCTGGGAGTGCGCGGCGACGCCACGTTCCTGGCCGGCGGCGGCGGGCACGGCGCCCTGCTCGCCGCGACGGGCATCGTCACCGCGATCCCGCTCGTCTGCTTCGGCGCCGCCGCCATCCGGGTCCCGCTGTCCGTGCTGGGCCTGCTGCAGTATCTGGCGCCGGTGTTCCAGTTCGGGCTCGGCATCCTGTACTTCCACGAGGAGATGCCTCCCGAGCGGTGGGCCGGCTTCGGGCTGGTCTGGGTGGCGCTGGTGCTGCTGACCTGGGACGCGCTGCGGACGGCCCGCCGCACGAGGGCCGAGGCACTGCGCCTCGCCGTGCAGGCGGCCCAGGCGGGGCCGCCCCTGGGCGCGGACCCCGCCCGCCCGCCGGCCAAGGGCGCCGGAGCGACTGCCCCCGACCGGACTCCGGCTCCCTGA
- a CDS encoding sensor histidine kinase: MATAYGPDTRDRHRPAAGPGGDPPAKHLLPAPLRAPFEGRIWRELAYLVLSLPISVVLFSFAVTMTSLGVGLLITFLGIPVLAVGLVVCRGFGVMERGRARGLLKLDVADPAPVRGRTGGLMSWVGAVLRSGVSWRHLLYALLHMPWAVFAFAVAVTFWTYGWAAFTYPLWHWVFPAFVGVDGIQLYGDRTHQVYLDSSLELAATAAAGLVLVLVTPWIVRGLASVDRLMVRGLLGPSRLATRVSELESDRGVVVDTAAADLRRIERDLHDGAQARLVALAMGLGLAKEKLTDDPEAAARMVDEAHGEVKVALQELRDLARGIHPAVLTDRGLDAALSAIASRCTVPVDVTVDLDTRPAQAIEGIAYFTVSELLQNVSKHARATRATVDVWRTTDRLMLQVTDNGHGGADVSAGSGLAGLTERLDAVDGVLVVDSPAGGPTTVTAELPWRG, from the coding sequence ATGGCCACGGCATACGGACCGGACACGCGGGACCGTCACAGGCCCGCCGCCGGGCCGGGGGGCGACCCGCCGGCGAAGCACCTCCTGCCCGCGCCGCTGCGTGCCCCGTTCGAGGGCCGCATCTGGCGCGAGCTGGCCTATCTGGTCCTGAGTCTGCCGATCAGCGTGGTGCTGTTCAGCTTCGCGGTGACCATGACGTCGCTGGGTGTGGGCTTGCTGATCACCTTCCTCGGCATTCCGGTACTCGCCGTCGGCCTGGTCGTGTGCCGCGGCTTCGGCGTGATGGAACGGGGCCGGGCGCGCGGCCTGCTGAAACTGGACGTCGCCGACCCGGCCCCGGTGCGCGGCCGTACCGGCGGACTGATGTCCTGGGTCGGGGCGGTGCTCAGGAGCGGGGTGTCCTGGCGGCATCTGCTCTACGCGCTGCTGCACATGCCGTGGGCGGTGTTCGCCTTCGCCGTCGCGGTGACGTTCTGGACGTACGGCTGGGCCGCTTTCACCTACCCGCTGTGGCACTGGGTCTTCCCGGCCTTCGTGGGCGTCGACGGCATCCAGCTGTACGGCGACCGCACGCACCAGGTCTATCTCGACTCGTCCCTCGAACTGGCGGCCACCGCCGCCGCCGGGCTGGTGCTGGTCCTCGTCACTCCGTGGATCGTCCGCGGCCTGGCCTCCGTGGACCGGCTGATGGTGCGGGGGCTGCTCGGTCCGTCCCGGCTGGCGACCCGCGTCTCGGAGCTGGAGTCGGACCGGGGGGTGGTCGTGGACACCGCCGCCGCGGACCTGCGCCGCATCGAACGCGACCTCCACGACGGCGCACAAGCACGCCTCGTCGCCCTCGCCATGGGTCTCGGCCTCGCCAAGGAAAAACTCACCGACGACCCCGAAGCCGCCGCCCGCATGGTCGACGAAGCCCACGGAGAGGTCAAGGTCGCCCTCCAGGAACTCCGCGACCTCGCCCGCGGCATCCACCCCGCCGTCCTCACCGACCGCGGCCTCGACGCGGCACTCTCCGCCATCGCCTCCCGCTGCACCGTCCCCGTCGACGTCACCGTCGACCTCGACACACGACCCGCCCAGGCCATCGAAGGCATCGCCTACTTCACCGTCTCCGAACTCCTCCAGAACGTCAGCAAACACGCCCGCGCCACCCGCGCCACCGTCGACGTCTGGCGCACCACCGACCGCCTCATGCTCCAGGTCACCGACAACGGACACGGCGGGGCGGACGTGTCGGCGGGCAGCGGTCTCGCCGGGCTGACGGAGCGGCTGGACGCGGTCGACGGCGTCCTCGTCGTCGACTCCCCCGCCGGCGGCCCGACGACGGTCACGGCCGAACTCCCCTGGCGGGGCTGA
- a CDS encoding 2-oxoacid:acceptor oxidoreductase subunit alpha: MTSQVSSPAGKSDEASEPVVAEQRAPHIDRAGATDKEIRRLDRVIIRFAGDSGDGMQLTGDRFTSETASFGNDLSTLPNFPAEIRAPAGTLPGVSSFQLHFADHDILTPGDAPNVLVAMNPAALKANIADVPRGADIIVNTDEFTKRPMAKVGYSESPLEDGSLEAYNVHPVPLTTLTIEALKEFGLSRKEAERSKNMFALGLLSWMYNRPTEGTETFLRSKFAKKPDIAEANVAAFRAGWNFGETTEDFAVSYEVAPATKAFPTGTYRNISGNLALSYGLIAAARQADLPLYLGSYPITPASDILHELSRHKNFGVRTFQAEDEIAGIGAALGAAFGGSLGVTTTSGPGVALKSETIGLAVSLELPLLIIDIQRGGPSTGLPTKTEQADLLQAMYGRNGEAPVPIVAPRTPADCFDAALDAARIALTYRTPVFLLSDGYLANGSEPWRIPETDSLPDLRTQFATGPNHELADGTEVFWPYKRDPETLARPWAVPGTPGLEHRIGGIEKQDGSGNISYDPANHEFMVRTRQAKVDGIVVPDLEVDDPAGADTLVLGWGSTYGPVTAAVRRLRAAGETIAQAHLRHLNPFPRNLGEVLGRYDKVVIPEMNLGQLATLVRAKYLVDARSFTQVNGMPFKAEQLATALKEAIDA, from the coding sequence GTGACCAGTCAGGTCAGTAGCCCAGCCGGAAAGTCCGATGAGGCCAGCGAGCCCGTCGTCGCGGAGCAGCGCGCCCCGCATATCGATCGTGCGGGCGCCACCGACAAGGAAATCCGCCGTCTCGACCGTGTGATCATCCGTTTCGCGGGTGATTCGGGGGACGGCATGCAGCTGACCGGTGACCGGTTCACCTCGGAGACCGCGTCGTTCGGGAACGACCTGTCGACCCTGCCGAACTTCCCGGCCGAGATCCGGGCACCCGCCGGTACCCTGCCGGGGGTCTCGTCGTTCCAGCTGCATTTCGCCGACCACGACATCCTGACTCCGGGCGACGCGCCGAACGTGCTGGTCGCGATGAATCCCGCCGCGCTCAAGGCGAATATCGCCGATGTTCCGCGCGGGGCGGACATCATCGTGAACACGGATGAGTTCACCAAGCGCCCTATGGCGAAAGTCGGATATTCCGAATCTCCTCTGGAGGACGGATCGCTCGAGGCGTACAACGTGCATCCGGTTCCGCTGACGACCTTGACGATCGAGGCGTTGAAGGAGTTCGGCCTTTCCCGCAAGGAGGCCGAACGGTCGAAGAACATGTTCGCTCTGGGGCTCCTCTCCTGGATGTACAACCGTCCGACCGAGGGGACGGAGACATTCCTCCGGTCGAAGTTCGCGAAGAAGCCCGACATCGCCGAGGCGAATGTGGCGGCATTCCGCGCGGGCTGGAATTTCGGTGAGACGACGGAGGATTTCGCGGTCTCGTACGAGGTCGCACCGGCGACGAAGGCGTTCCCGACCGGCACGTACCGCAATATCTCAGGGAACCTCGCCCTGTCGTACGGGCTGATCGCGGCGGCCCGGCAGGCGGATCTCCCGCTGTACCTGGGGTCGTATCCGATCACTCCGGCGTCCGACATCCTGCACGAGCTCAGCAGGCACAAGAATTTCGGTGTCCGGACCTTCCAGGCGGAGGACGAGATCGCCGGGATCGGAGCGGCGCTCGGCGCCGCGTTCGGCGGGTCCCTGGGGGTGACGACCACGTCGGGGCCCGGTGTCGCGCTGAAGTCGGAGACGATCGGCCTGGCGGTGTCCCTGGAGCTGCCGCTGCTGATCATCGACATCCAGCGGGGTGGCCCCTCCACCGGCCTGCCGACGAAGACGGAGCAGGCCGACCTGCTCCAGGCGATGTACGGGCGCAACGGCGAGGCCCCGGTGCCGATCGTGGCGCCGAGGACGCCGGCGGACTGCTTCGACGCGGCGCTGGACGCCGCGCGGATCGCGCTGACGTACCGGACCCCGGTGTTCCTGCTCTCGGACGGCTATCTGGCGAACGGCTCCGAGCCGTGGCGTATCCCCGAGACCGACAGCCTCCCCGATCTGCGGACGCAGTTCGCGACCGGTCCGAACCACGAACTCGCGGACGGCACGGAGGTGTTCTGGCCGTACAAGCGGGACCCCGAGACGCTGGCCCGCCCGTGGGCCGTGCCGGGCACCCCGGGGCTGGAGCACCGCATCGGCGGGATCGAGAAGCAGGACGGTTCGGGGAACATCTCCTACGATCCGGCCAACCACGAGTTCATGGTGCGCACCCGCCAGGCGAAGGTCGACGGCATCGTGGTCCCCGACCTGGAGGTCGACGACCCGGCGGGCGCGGACACCCTGGTCCTGGGCTGGGGCTCGACGTACGGGCCCGTCACGGCGGCGGTCCGGCGGCTCCGCGCGGCGGGCGAGACCATCGCGCAGGCCCATCTGCGCCACCTCAACCCGTTCCCGCGGAATCTCGGTGAGGTGCTGGGGCGTTACGACAAGGTCGTGATCCCGGAGATGAACCTCGGCCAGCTCGCCACCCTCGTCCGGGCCAAGTACCTCGTGGACGCGCGGAGTTTCACCCAGGTCAACGGAATGCCCTTCAAGGCCGAGCAGCTCGCCACAGCCCTCAAGGAGGCCATTGATGCCTGA
- a CDS encoding sensor histidine kinase gives MTMSSSSPDDDRPPPARFAFDRWTWKEIAYLLANLPVAIAGFVYTVFLIGVGAGLSVTVIGLPLLALGLQGARGIGRTERGRARGMLGVRIEEPSPVVRGRRERGFFSWLWSVLKDPVAWRALLYSFIRLPWGVATFTVTLVSLFVLWPVLPYIARGLTNADRAMVRALLSPSDELERRIEELESDRGVVVDTAAADLRRIERDLHDGAQARLVALAMGLGLAKEKLTDDPEAAARMVDEAHGEVKVALQELRDLARGIHPAVLTDRGLDAALSAIASRCTVPVDVTVDLDTRPAQAIEGIAYFTVSELLQNVSKHARATRATVDVWRTTDRLMLQVTDNGHGGARLEGGTGMSGLAERLGAVDGLFVVDSPAGGPTTVTAELPWRDLADTPVAP, from the coding sequence ATGACCATGAGTTCCTCCTCGCCGGACGACGACCGGCCGCCGCCCGCGCGCTTCGCTTTCGACCGGTGGACGTGGAAGGAGATCGCCTATCTCCTGGCGAATCTTCCGGTGGCGATCGCCGGGTTCGTCTACACCGTCTTCCTGATCGGCGTGGGCGCCGGGCTGTCCGTCACCGTGATCGGGCTGCCGTTGCTCGCACTGGGGCTGCAGGGTGCGCGGGGGATCGGCCGGACCGAACGCGGTCGGGCTCGGGGGATGCTCGGGGTGCGGATCGAGGAACCGAGCCCGGTGGTGCGCGGCCGCCGGGAGCGGGGGTTCTTCAGCTGGCTGTGGTCGGTGCTGAAGGATCCGGTGGCCTGGCGGGCGTTGCTGTATTCGTTCATCAGGCTGCCGTGGGGGGTGGCGACGTTCACGGTGACGCTGGTGAGCCTGTTCGTGCTCTGGCCGGTGCTCCCGTACATCGCGCGGGGTCTCACGAACGCCGACCGGGCCATGGTCCGGGCGCTGCTCTCGCCCTCGGACGAGCTGGAACGCCGGATCGAGGAGCTGGAGTCGGACCGGGGGGTGGTCGTGGACACCGCCGCCGCGGACCTGCGCCGCATCGAACGCGACCTCCACGACGGCGCACAAGCACGCCTCGTCGCCCTCGCCATGGGTCTCGGCCTCGCCAAGGAAAAACTCACCGACGACCCCGAAGCCGCCGCCCGCATGGTCGACGAAGCCCACGGAGAGGTCAAGGTCGCCCTCCAGGAACTCCGCGACCTCGCCCGCGGCATCCACCCCGCCGTCCTCACCGACCGCGGCCTCGACGCGGCACTCTCCGCCATCGCCTCCCGCTGCACCGTCCCCGTCGACGTCACCGTCGACCTCGACACACGACCCGCCCAGGCCATCGAAGGCATCGCCTACTTCACCGTCTCCGAACTCCTCCAGAACGTCAGCAAACACGCCCGCGCCACCCGCGCCACCGTCGACGTCTGGCGCACCACCGACCGCCTCATGCTCCAGGTCACCGACAACGGACACGGCGGGGCACGGCTGGAGGGAGGTACGGGGATGTCGGGGCTGGCGGAGCGGCTGGGCGCGGTCGACGGACTGTTCGTCGTCGACTCCCCCGCCGGCGGCCCGACGACGGTGACCGCGGAGCTGCCCTGGCGCGACCTCGCGGACACCCCGGTCGCGCCGTGA
- a CDS encoding winged helix-turn-helix transcriptional regulator, producing the protein MSARSAAPATVNQPMCPSRLVLEHVTSRWGVLVLAALLERSYRFSELRRTVGGVSEKMLAQTLQTLERDGFVHRDAKPVIPPRVDYTLTPLGQEAAEQVWGLARWAERRVDAVEAAREEYDEARSRSAPGLPQA; encoded by the coding sequence ATGAGCGCCCGTTCCGCCGCACCCGCCACGGTCAACCAGCCGATGTGTCCCTCCAGGCTCGTCCTGGAACACGTCACCAGCCGCTGGGGCGTGCTGGTCCTCGCGGCACTGCTGGAGCGCTCCTACCGCTTCAGCGAGCTGCGCCGCACCGTCGGGGGCGTCAGCGAGAAGATGCTGGCCCAGACCCTGCAGACCCTGGAGCGCGACGGTTTCGTGCACCGCGATGCCAAGCCGGTCATCCCGCCGCGCGTGGACTACACCCTCACGCCGCTCGGCCAGGAGGCGGCGGAACAGGTCTGGGGACTGGCCCGGTGGGCCGAGCGGCGGGTCGACGCGGTCGAGGCGGCCCGCGAGGAATACGACGAGGCCCGGAGCCGGTCTGCTCCGGGCCTACCGCAGGCCTGA
- a CDS encoding SDR family oxidoreductase — protein sequence MSIVVTGATGALGRLVVERLLATVPAESVAAVVRSKEKAAALATRGVEIRVADYSNPETLSGAFRSGDRVLLVSGSEVGKRVEQHTAVIEAAKAAGVAQLAYTGVLGGPDADFLLAAEHKATEQLILDSGIPYTFLRNGWYTENYTANLGPVLEHGAVIGNAGEGRVASATRADFADAAAAVLTGEGHLGEAYELSGDVAWSLADYAAMVSEATGRKIVYTEVSAAAHQGILVDAGVPAPFAEILVDVDEAIRRGLLAGTSGDLARLIGRPTTPASETIAAAVATA from the coding sequence ATGAGCATCGTCGTCACCGGAGCAACCGGGGCACTCGGCCGTCTCGTCGTCGAGCGGCTGCTCGCCACCGTCCCGGCGGAATCCGTCGCGGCCGTCGTCCGCAGCAAGGAGAAGGCCGCCGCTCTCGCGACCCGGGGCGTCGAGATCCGCGTCGCGGACTACAGCAACCCCGAGACCCTTTCCGGAGCGTTCCGGTCCGGCGACCGGGTCCTGCTGGTCTCCGGCAGCGAGGTCGGCAAGCGCGTCGAGCAGCACACCGCCGTGATCGAGGCCGCGAAGGCCGCAGGGGTGGCGCAGCTGGCCTACACCGGCGTGCTCGGCGGCCCGGACGCGGACTTCCTGCTGGCGGCCGAGCACAAGGCGACCGAGCAGCTGATCCTGGACTCCGGCATCCCCTACACCTTCCTGCGCAACGGCTGGTACACCGAGAACTACACGGCGAACCTGGGCCCCGTCCTGGAGCACGGCGCCGTCATCGGCAACGCGGGCGAGGGCCGGGTCGCCTCCGCCACCCGGGCCGACTTCGCGGACGCGGCCGCCGCCGTGCTGACGGGCGAGGGCCACCTCGGCGAGGCGTACGAGCTGAGCGGGGACGTCGCCTGGTCACTGGCCGATTACGCCGCCATGGTGTCCGAGGCGACGGGCCGGAAGATCGTCTACACCGAGGTGTCCGCCGCCGCGCACCAGGGGATCCTCGTCGACGCCGGCGTCCCGGCACCGTTCGCCGAGATCCTCGTGGACGTGGACGAGGCCATCCGGCGCGGCCTGCTCGCCGGCACCAGCGGTGACCTGGCGCGCCTGATCGGCCGGCCGACGACCCCGGCGTCCGAGACGATCGCCGCCGCGGTGGCCACCGCCTGA
- a CDS encoding NADH-quinone oxidoreductase subunit A: MADVPGPTVLASDYFQSYSVVGLLALVGVLFVAVAFGAGRLLRPVVPTPEKLLTYECGVDPVGEGWAHTQVRYYVYAFLYVIFAVDSIFLFPWATVFAAPGYGATTLVEMFIFLGFLAVGLLYAWKKGVLEWA, translated from the coding sequence GTGGCGGACGTGCCGGGACCGACCGTTCTCGCGTCGGACTACTTCCAGAGCTACTCGGTGGTCGGACTGCTCGCCCTGGTCGGCGTGCTGTTCGTCGCCGTCGCCTTCGGCGCCGGCCGGCTGCTGAGGCCCGTGGTCCCGACGCCGGAGAAACTCCTCACGTACGAGTGCGGGGTGGACCCCGTGGGCGAGGGCTGGGCCCACACACAGGTCCGCTACTACGTGTACGCCTTCCTGTACGTGATCTTCGCCGTCGACTCGATCTTCCTGTTCCCGTGGGCGACGGTCTTCGCGGCACCGGGATACGGCGCGACGACGCTGGTGGAGATGTTCATCTTCCTCGGCTTCCTGGCCGTGGGACTGCTCTACGCATGGAAGAAGGGCGTCCTCGAATGGGCGTGA